From a region of the Arachis ipaensis cultivar K30076 chromosome B09, Araip1.1, whole genome shotgun sequence genome:
- the LOC107616221 gene encoding xyloglucan endotransglucosylase/hydrolase protein 22-like produces MKLYSSLSNADDWATRGGLVKIDWSQAPFTASFKNLKANGCVWSNGVSSCNLSSSNSSDNNNSWLSQQLDSNGQRKLKWLQKNYMIYNYCSDINRFPRASLLNARSEPPDFKFRVPQFILQFKLFV; encoded by the coding sequence ATGAAATTGTATTCAAGCCTGTCGAACGCTGATGATTGGGCAACAAGAGGAGGGCTTGTGAAGATAGATTGGAGCCAAGCTCCATTCACAGCTTCCTTCAAGAACTTGAAAGCCAATGGTTGTGTTTGGTCCAATGGTGTTTCTTCATGCAACTTATCATCATCAAACTCCTCTGATAATAACAACTCTTGGCTCTCTCAACAGCTTGATTCAAACGGTCAGAGGAAGCTCAAATGGTTGCAGAAGAATTACATGATTTACAATTACTGCTCAGACATTAACCGATTCCCTAGGGCCTCCCTCTTGAATGCACGCTCCGAACCACCTGATTTCAAATTCCGTGTTCCCCAATTCATTCTGCAGTTTAAATTATTTGTATAA